The following proteins are encoded in a genomic region of Fusarium oxysporum f. sp. lycopersici 4287 chromosome 1, whole genome shotgun sequence:
- a CDS encoding hypothetical protein (At least one base has a quality score < 10): MGGRQIRPARVLQTVTEELNHNVLGGKSIPTPPWYNIMQSVPPAETLVRTVTPRHRAPNEKATKPKNMYRPQKIFYIEDKLRTTFYKDHPWELARPRVILESDGKDYQHCDWSKGLRQPNIPLTGEWQVSLDWWSDGIKLTFYSVVQRQLWLMKNEKLRMHKAYDITRREIDRLRQEEEIERRV; encoded by the coding sequence ATGGGAGGCAGACAGATCCGACCCGCAAGGGTCCTACAAACAGTCACGGAAGAGCTCAACCACAACGTCCTCGGCGGCAAATCCATCCCCACGCCGCCATGGTATAACATCATGCAATCCGTCCCTCCCGCCGAGACACTCGTTCGAACCGTCACCCCCCGACACAGGGCGCCCAACGAAAAAGCTACCAAGCCAAAGAACATGTACCGACCTCaaaagatattttatattGAGGATAAGCTGCGAACAACGTTCTATAAAGATCATCCCTGGGAGTTGGCGAGACCTCGTGTTATTCTTGAGTCGGACGGAAAGGACTACCAGCACTGCGATTGGAGCAAGGGTTTGAGACAGCCTAATATTCCCTTAACGGGTGAATGGCAAGTTTCTCTGGATTGGTGGTCTGATGGGATTAAGCTAACATTTTATAGTGTTGTTCAACGACAATtgtggttgatgaagaacGAGAAGCTCAGAATGCACAAGGCATACGATATCACACGCCGCGAAATCGACCGTCTACgtcaagaggaagagatcgagaGGCGAGTA
- a CDS encoding hypothetical protein (At least one base has a quality score < 10), with the protein MVMVIAAAGVGLAIGALASRRPLVAFLTTMFLYIVTLLIVFTALHIRVVRRRRRTVNRESVFSQSTSHPMLMMMDDGFSNFDGFHRRYLISSGDTMSEDHLEDYEADLKTLCAAEGTNPGAHDVFTVTRARRVHQSLLTTPYTAFLSMVSIFPALLTPPPKIDGVELVYPTCIYSNGPATGFFVGLAVHLLKILGKIPENSMHFIYIESWARISTLSLTGKLFYYTGIADVLVQHKEVAEKYGLKNCGEM; encoded by the exons atggtgatggtgatcGCCGCCGCAGGCGTAGGGCTTGCGATAGGCGCCCTTGCCTCGCGCCGACCGCTCGTGGCCTTTCTCACCACTATGTTCCTCTACATTGTTACCCTGCTCATTGTATTCACT GCTCTTCATATCCGAGTCGTCAGGCGTCGCCGCAGAACAGTAAACAGAGAAAGTGTCTTCTCTCAATCAACGTCGCACCCC ATGCtcatgatgatggatgatggcTTCAGCAACTTTGATGGTTTTCACCGACGATATTTGATTTCTTCTGGTGATACCATGTCGGAggatcatcttgaagattACGAAGCAGACCTGAAGACACTGTGTGCTGCTGAGGGCACCAACCCAGGAGCACACGACGTTTTCACCGTCACTCGTGCGCGCCGTGTTCACCAATCACTTCTGACTACTCCATACACAGCCTTTCTCAGCATGGTCAGCATATTCCCGGCTCTGTTGACTCCGCCACCCAAAATCGATGGTGTCGAGCTCGTGTATCCTACTTGTATCTACTCCAACGGACCCGCGACTGGCTTCTTTGTCGGCCTGGCCGTGCaccttctcaagatcttggGCAAGATACCCGAGAACTCGATGCACTTCATCTACATCGAGTCCTGGGCACGTATCAGCACCTTGAGCCTCACAGGCAAGCTCTTCTACTACACCGGCATTGCGGACGTTTTGGTACAGCACAAAGAAGTTGCTGAAAAGTATGGACTCAAGAACTGTGGAGAGATG
- a CDS encoding hypothetical protein (At least one base has a quality score < 10), translated as MGSVISTLKSTASAISYGLKTVLTLHKQFSSLLERASSEPGFPVPEPTKSYWLDDPPFPALCDIQDDKLPSEVDIVIIGSGITGAAVTKSLLELSDSNLRVVVCEARQLCSGATGRNGGHIKSAPYDEFAMFKSKLGPEDARRIVRFKRRHLEMIKQLGKGIEVAEVREVETVDVFVEREDFEKAKKQVEDVREWMPEEKHRVWEAEEARKEFGMNELAVGAVTYTAGALWPYRLVTSVWNDLLERFSGLSINTHTPVEKVSHNSDGSYTVTTPRGVIKAKHVIHTTNAHAAQLLPPVRGCVVGAIAHMSAQRPGSSFPPTHGNRSWSVIYSPGFDYITQRPDRPDGTAGDLMIGGGFFRSREDGLDQVGIWDDSKNHALPLMHIRGVMPSIYEPNWASGSSLIKAWTGIIGFTGDLMPLVGRAPGSKGSGEWMAAGFCGEGMVYAWLCGTALAVMVLGKEGEKLGEGAGRPGGRLEEWFPGDLLGVDKERLRRAYIANAAEFFE; from the exons ATGGGTTCCGTTATATCGACGCTTAAATCAACGGCATCGGCCATATCATATGGCTTGAAGACTGTTCTGACGCTTCACAAGCAATTCTCGTCTCTTCTTGAACGCGCATCCTCAGAACCAGGATTTCCCGTGCCAGAGCCCACAAAGTCATACTGGCTCGACGACCCGCCATTCCCAGCACTATGCGACATCCAAGATGACAAGCTTCCCTCAGAAGTAgacatcgtcatcatcggcaGCGGCATCACAGGCGCAGCCGTAACAAAATCCCTGCTAGAACTCTCCGACTCCAATCTACGAGTTGTAGTCTGTGAAGCAAGACAGCTATGTAGCGGTGCAACGGGTAGGAATGGCGGACATATTAAAAGTGCACCATATGATGAATTCGCCATGTTCAAGTCAAAGCTGGGACCGGAAGATGCGAGGAGGATAGTGAGGTTTAAGAGAAGGCATTTAGAGATGATAAAGCAGCTAGGGAAGGGCATTGAGGTGGCTGAGGTCAGAGAGGTCGAGACGGTGGATGTTTTTGTTGAGAGGGAGGATTttgagaaggcgaagaagcAGGTTGAAGATGTTAGGGAGTGGATGCCTGAGGAAAAGCATCGGGTTTgggaggcggaggaggcgAGAAAGGAG TTTGGTATGAATGAGCTTGCTGTGGGAGCTGTAACTTATACGGCTGGTGCACTCTGGCCATATCGTCTTGTCACGAGTGTTTGGAATGATTTACTCGAGCGGTTCTCGGGGTTGAGCATCAACACTCATACACCGGTTGAGAAGGTATCTCATAACTCAGATGGCTCTTATACAGTTACGACACCGCGTGGAGTCATCAAGGCGAAGCATGTTATTCACACAACGAATGCTCATGCCGCACAACTTCTCCCTCCAGTAAGGGGCTGTGTCGTCGGTGCCATCGCACACATGAGCGCTCAACGACCAGGATCTTCATTCCCCCCAACCCACGGAAACCGCTCATGGTCTGTAATCTACAGCCCAGGCTTCGATTACATCACCCAACGCCCAGATCGACCAGATGGAACAGCAGGTGATCTTATGATAGGAGGAGGCTTCTTCCGCAGCCGCGAAGACGGTCTCGACCAAGTCGGAATCTGGGACGATAGTAAGAACCACGCCCTTCCCCTAATGCACATCCGCGGCGTGATGCCCTCCATCTACGAACCAAACTGGGCCTCCGGAAGCAGTCTTATAAAAGCCTGGACGGGAATCATCGGCTTCACAGGTGATTTGATGCCTCTTGTTGGACGAGCCCCTGGGTCGAAAGGGTCAGGGGAGTGGATGGCTGCTGGGTTCTGTGGCGAGGGGATGGTATATGCCTGGCTTTGTGGGACGGCGTTGGCGGTTATGGTGCTTGGtaaggagggagagaagcTGGGAGAGGGTGCTGGGAGGCCGGGGGGACGGTTGGAGGAGTGGTTTCCGGGGGATCTGCTGGGGGTTGATaaggagaggttgaggagggcTTATATTGCTAATGCGGCGGAGTTTTTCGAGTAG
- a CDS encoding chorismate synthase → MSSIGQIFRVTTAGESHGRAISCIIDGCPPGLDLTEADIQPQLNRRRPGQSAITTPRNEKDRVTINSGTENGVTLGTPILLTVPNEDQRPRDYGDKTIDMYPRPSHADWTYLEKYGVKASSGGGRSSARETIARVAAGAVAEKWLKEAYNIEIVAFVSSVGTIKLFADTEAMSTDPAFLSLAETLTREQVDEHLPVRCPDDAIGRAMEARIAELRDEHDSTGGTVTCIIRNVPSGLGEPCFDKLQASLAHGVMSIPAVKGFEYGSGFHGAEMTGSKHNDPFVPAPALDAATQRTGIPRSRLQTKTNHSGGIQGGISNGMPIFFRVAFKPPATISQDQITALYDGSGEGVLAAKGRHDPCVVPRAVPIVEGMAAIMVADALMQQNARKMSTIKP, encoded by the exons ATGTCCAGCATTGGGCAAATCTTCCGCGTGACGAC TGCTGGCGAGTCACATGGAAGGGCTATCTCGTGTATCATCGATGGCTGCCCTCCCGGCCTGGACCTCACAGAGGCCGATATCCAGCCTCAGCTGAACCGTCGTCGACCAGGTCAATCGGCCATCACCACGCCTCGTAACGAGAAGGACCGCGTCACCATTAACTCTGGCACCGAAAATGGCGTCACTCTCGGAACACCGATTCTATTGACCGTCCCCAATGAGGATCAGCGACCAAGGGACTACGGTGATAAGACCATCGACATGTACCCCCGTCCCAGCCACGCAGACTGGACCTACCTCGAAAAGTACGGGGTTAAGGCCTCGTCAGGTGGTGGTCGCAGCTCTGCACGCGAGACTATTGCTCGAGTGGCCGCTGGTGCTGTTGCCGAGAAGTGGCTCAAGGAGGCCTACAACATTGAGATTGTTGCCTTTGTCAGCTCTGTCGGAACCATCAAGCTTTTCGCTGATACAGAAGCCATGAGCACCGATCCTGCCTTCCTCAGTCTCGCCGAGACTCTCACCCGCGAACAGGTTGATGAACACCTCCCAGTCCGATGCCCTGATGACGCCATTGGCCGAGCCATGGAGGCTCGCATTGCAGAGCTGCGCGACGAGCACGACAGCACTGGTGGAACAGTCACCTGCATTATCCGCAATGTGCCCTCTGGTCTTGGCGAGCCCTGCTTCGACAAGCTCCAGGCTAGCCTTGCCCACGGTGTGATGTCCATTCCAGCTGTCAAGGGTTTCGAGTATGGTTCCGGTTTCCATGGTGCTGAGATGACTGGCAGCAAGCATAACGATCCTTTCGTGCCAGCACCTGCCCTCGACGCCGCCACCCAGAGGACAGGCATTCCTCGCTCCAGACTCCAAACGAAGACGAATCATTCCGGCGGTATCCAGGGTGGTATCAGCAACGGCAtgcccatcttcttcagagtCGCTTTCAAGCCTCCTGCCACCATCAGCCAGGACCAGATCACAGCACTTTACGATGGCTCGGGCGAGGGTGTTCTCGCTGCTAAGGGAAGACACGACCCCTGCGTTGTGCCTCGCGCTGTCCCTATCGTCGAGGGAATGGCGGCGATTATGGTGGCAGATGCTCTCATGCAACAGAATGCGAGAAAGATGTCTACAATTAAACCATAG
- a CDS encoding lipoate-protein ligase A, with the protein MMRPNRSFLGSTPRNISRHFPSLSTISRRQFTDAASHSSNKIQVYTSTSRDPFLNLSVEHHLLQKTPPESTILFLYTNDPCIVFGRNQNPWMEVNLRRLAQFRNDPASVGWTGGPVQLVRRRSGGGAVFHDEGNVNFSVICPPAVFDRNKHAEMVVRALSSLGRPNTRVNERHDIVIDIPDDPIGTYKISGSAYKLTRLRSLHHGTCLLRSPNLTNISGMLRSRAEPYIKTRGVDSVRSPVRNVGIENAAFEAAVVEQFASMYGNFDVREVISDKVLETDSISKGYEELQSRDWIYGQTPKFTFSTFPYEEDPRERPQLDFDTKLRFEARHGVVDKFTAEGPSSPASEDGLSALTSSSIYNVSSWGAQLSQAGMADGDAAKVGPWMDDILGVDFTKPQQ; encoded by the exons ATGATGCGGCCCAATCGCTCGTTTCTGGGCTCAACGCCTCGAAACATATCACGACATTTCCCCTCATTATCAACCATATCAAGACGCCAATTCACCGATGCAGCATCTCATTCATCCAATAAGATCCAAGTATACACTTCAACTTCTCGTGATCCCTTCCTGAACCTCTCTGTTGAgcaccatcttctccagaagACGCCCCCAGAGTCGACCATACTCTTCCTCTACACCAATGACCCCTGTATTGTCTTTGGTCGAAACCAAAATCCATGGATGGAAGTGAATCTTCGAAGACTGGCCCAGTTCCGTAATGATCCTGCCAGCGTAGGTTGGACTGGTGGACCAGTGCAGCTCGTCCGTCGTCGTTCAGGGGGGGGCGCTGTTTTTCACGATGAAGGAAATGTCAACTTTAGCGTCATTTGCCCTCCTGCAGTCTTTGATCGGAACAAGCACGCCGAGATGGTCGTAAGAgctctctcatctcttggAAGGCCAAATACGCGTGTCAATGAGCGACACGACATCGTTATAGATATCCCTGATGATCCAATCGGCACCTACAAGATCTCAGGGTCCGCGTATAAACTCACTCGTCTTCGATCTCTCCACCACGGAACATGTCTCCTCCGCAGTCCAAACCTGACCAATATCTCAGGCATGTTGCGTTCACGCGCTGAGCCATACATCAAGACTCGTGGCGTTGACAGTGTCCGCAGCCCTGTCCGGAATGTCGGGATCGAGAATGCTGCTTTCGAGGCTGCCGTTGTGGAACAGTTTGCAAGCATGTACGGCAACTTCGATGTCCGGGAGGTCATCAGTGACAAGGTACTTGAGACGGATAGCATCAGCAAAGGGTACGAGGAACTACAGTCGCGAGACTGGATCTATGGCCAGACACCAAAATTCACCTTCTCAACTTTCCCGTACGAGGAGGACCCTCGAGAGCGTCCTCAACTAGACTTTGAC ACCAAGCTTCGTTTCGAAGCTAGACACGGTGTCGTAGACAAATTCACAGCCGAAGGTCCATCGTCTCCCGCTTCAGAAGATGGTCTGTCAGCActcacatcatcatccatctaCAACGTCTCCAGCTGGGGCGCACAGCTTTCCCAAGCTGGCATGGCTGATGGCGATGCAGCAAAGGTCGGGCCATGGATGGACGACATCTTGGGAGTCGACTTCACGAAACCCCAACAATAA